In one Granulicella cerasi genomic region, the following are encoded:
- the ligD gene encoding DNA ligase D, with product MATKKTTTKKSTKSAPAKPRAAKKSTVSADAVDEQLARYRSMRDFKITDEPAGSDKPLKSKPAKTTRATSMSRGLPFVIQKHAASHLHYDFRLGWAGVLKSWAVAKGPSFNPKDRRLAIEVEDHPMEYGGFEGIIPEGQYGGGTVMVWDQGTWWPQPGHENVSAGLREGSLKFEMHGKKMRGKWTLVRMKPRPGEKKPQWLLIKEHDEFERGPDDKCITDSEPNSAVTGRSLDQIAGEGDHVWNSKDTAGTGKAWYRRAPGSTEPTAQEPPKLKKAGRSKARLSHDSTLDPLPRESQPDFLPPQLAVEATEPPATAAWLHEIKLDGYRIQARKHGDKVQLLTRKGLDWTHRMKPVAEAVSRLAVDDVTLDGEVCVIDEHGVTSFAALQAWFQQNEPAPLTYFAFDLLHLDGHNPRNLPLRERKQILAKLLTNADETLQLSEDVSDPGSEVLAHACKLHAEGIVSKRADAPYRGTRSNDWLKSKCLREQEFVICGWTDSSTSAHALGSLLLGVYDDAGTLHYCGRTGTGFTQTTRKLLHAQLAKLAANSCPFPRKPADARSDVHWVKPRLVAQVRFATWTSDNLVRQAAFLGLREDKPAEEVRREEATVAPTPKAARAAHTTHAHAAHMTKPAAKATEHAPVRLTHPDKILDTESQLTKQELADYYWAVAPHMLPALEGRPLSLVRCPEGAGHPCFYQKHANHTLPAGVGSVMVPDKKTGDPEPYITLDTPEALAGLAQMGVLEVHPWGSRNDNLEHPDRLILDLDPDESLTWPTLAAAAEEVRKLLKKLGLTSFLKTTGGKGLHVVAPLEPTLTWPELKDAAHRIVLSLERQNPALYLTKMTKAARVGKIYLDYLRNERGATAVAPFSPRARLGCAVSFPLPWSALKEKSHPRRTVKDFPTWRDELRHDPWKAFASTRQRLELSNVKELG from the coding sequence ATGGCGACCAAGAAAACAACAACGAAGAAGTCCACAAAATCCGCCCCTGCAAAACCACGCGCTGCGAAGAAGTCGACCGTCTCTGCGGATGCCGTGGACGAGCAGCTCGCGCGTTATCGCTCGATGCGCGACTTCAAGATCACCGACGAACCCGCTGGCAGCGACAAGCCCCTGAAGTCCAAGCCGGCGAAGACGACCCGTGCCACCAGCATGTCGCGCGGTCTCCCCTTTGTGATTCAGAAACACGCAGCCTCGCATCTCCACTACGATTTTCGCCTCGGCTGGGCGGGTGTTCTGAAGTCCTGGGCGGTTGCCAAAGGCCCCAGCTTCAACCCCAAGGATCGCCGCCTCGCCATCGAGGTTGAAGACCATCCCATGGAGTACGGCGGCTTTGAAGGCATCATCCCCGAAGGACAGTACGGCGGCGGCACCGTCATGGTCTGGGACCAGGGCACATGGTGGCCGCAGCCCGGACATGAGAACGTCTCCGCCGGTCTTCGCGAAGGCTCGTTGAAGTTTGAAATGCACGGCAAAAAGATGCGCGGTAAGTGGACGCTCGTGCGCATGAAGCCCCGCCCCGGCGAGAAGAAACCGCAGTGGCTGCTCATCAAAGAGCACGATGAGTTCGAGCGCGGTCCCGACGATAAGTGCATCACCGACAGCGAGCCGAACTCCGCCGTCACCGGTCGATCGCTCGATCAGATCGCCGGCGAAGGTGACCACGTCTGGAACTCCAAAGACACCGCTGGCACCGGCAAAGCGTGGTATCGCCGCGCACCGGGAAGCACCGAGCCAACCGCACAAGAACCTCCCAAGTTGAAGAAGGCGGGCCGCTCCAAGGCTCGCCTTTCGCACGATTCAACCCTCGACCCACTCCCCCGCGAATCACAGCCCGACTTCCTTCCGCCACAGCTTGCCGTGGAAGCCACCGAACCTCCAGCGACCGCCGCGTGGTTGCACGAAATCAAGCTCGATGGCTATCGCATTCAAGCGCGCAAGCACGGCGACAAGGTGCAACTGCTCACGCGCAAAGGCCTCGACTGGACGCATCGCATGAAGCCCGTCGCAGAAGCTGTCTCACGACTCGCTGTCGACGACGTCACGCTCGACGGTGAAGTCTGCGTCATCGACGAACACGGCGTCACCTCCTTCGCCGCGCTGCAGGCGTGGTTTCAGCAGAACGAGCCCGCGCCGCTCACTTACTTCGCCTTCGACCTGCTCCACCTCGACGGCCACAACCCGCGCAACCTACCTCTACGCGAGCGCAAGCAAATCCTGGCAAAGCTGCTGACGAACGCGGACGAGACCCTCCAGCTCTCCGAAGACGTAAGCGACCCCGGCAGCGAAGTACTGGCGCACGCTTGCAAGCTGCATGCCGAAGGCATCGTCTCCAAGCGCGCCGACGCGCCGTACCGCGGCACTCGCAGCAACGATTGGCTCAAGTCGAAGTGCCTTCGCGAGCAGGAGTTCGTCATCTGCGGCTGGACAGACTCCAGCACCAGCGCCCACGCCCTCGGCTCATTGCTGCTGGGTGTTTACGACGACGCAGGCACGCTCCATTACTGCGGCCGCACCGGCACCGGCTTCACGCAGACGACGCGCAAGCTTCTCCACGCGCAGCTCGCCAAGCTCGCCGCGAACTCCTGCCCCTTCCCACGCAAGCCGGCCGACGCCCGCTCCGACGTGCATTGGGTGAAGCCGAGGCTCGTCGCGCAGGTGCGCTTTGCGACGTGGACCTCCGACAACCTCGTCAGGCAGGCCGCCTTTCTCGGTCTCCGCGAAGACAAGCCCGCCGAAGAAGTTCGCCGTGAAGAAGCGACGGTCGCGCCCACGCCGAAAGCCGCCCGCGCCGCACACACTACGCACGCCCACGCAGCGCATATGACCAAGCCCGCCGCGAAAGCCACAGAGCACGCGCCAGTGCGTCTCACGCATCCCGACAAGATTCTCGATACCGAATCACAGCTCACCAAGCAGGAGCTCGCCGACTACTACTGGGCTGTCGCGCCACACATGCTCCCTGCCCTTGAGGGCCGGCCGCTTTCGCTCGTTCGCTGCCCCGAAGGCGCAGGCCATCCATGCTTCTACCAGAAGCATGCGAACCACACGCTGCCCGCGGGCGTCGGGTCGGTCATGGTGCCCGACAAGAAAACCGGCGACCCCGAGCCTTACATCACGCTCGACACGCCGGAAGCCCTCGCCGGGCTCGCTCAGATGGGCGTGCTCGAGGTGCATCCGTGGGGCTCGCGCAACGACAACCTCGAGCATCCCGATCGCCTCATCCTCGACCTCGATCCCGACGAATCGCTGACCTGGCCCACGCTCGCCGCGGCCGCCGAAGAGGTTCGCAAACTCCTCAAGAAGCTTGGCCTCACCAGCTTCTTGAAAACCACCGGCGGCAAGGGTCTGCATGTCGTCGCGCCGCTGGAGCCCACGCTCACGTGGCCGGAATTGAAGGACGCTGCGCACCGCATCGTCCTTTCGCTCGAACGCCAGAACCCTGCACTCTATCTCACCAAGATGACCAAGGCCGCGCGCGTAGGAAAGATCTACCTCGACTACCTGCGCAACGAGCGCGGCGCCACCGCCGTCGCGCCGTTCAGTCCACGTGCCCGCCTTGGCTGCGCGGTCTCGTTCCCTTTGCCATGGTCAGCGCTCAAGGAAAAGTCGCACCCACGCCGCACCGTGAAAGACTTCCCCACGTGGCGCGACGAGCTCCGCCACGATCCGTGGAAGGCTTTCGCTTCTACGCGTCAGCGCCTCGAACTCAGTAACGTCAAGGAACTCGGTTAG
- the ku gene encoding non-homologous end joining protein Ku produces MPRPYWSGQVQISLVNFGVKLFVATEAKSQVTFHQIDRKTGERVRHQKVLASAVETAPEEAADPVEKSQIVKGYEYSKGHYIQIEPEEIAHLRVPSKHTMSVDHFVDEAEIDPEFFEKPYFVVPENDAQTEAFLTVRKAMLDTKKIAITTIAFGGREHIVALAPAGDGPVGGMMAYTMRYAAELRQPDEYFRDIRKHSVDADSLSLAKELIKRKAGHFQPEKFIDGYEVALKELVDAKLKHAPIPRDEAPAAKPGKVVSLMDALKKSIADKAADEDEETPAAKPKKHALKLVKSTKAAPRKAAKAPKRKTA; encoded by the coding sequence ATGCCCCGCCCCTACTGGTCCGGCCAGGTTCAAATCTCGCTCGTCAACTTCGGTGTGAAGCTCTTCGTCGCCACCGAAGCCAAGTCGCAGGTCACCTTCCATCAAATCGACCGCAAGACCGGCGAGCGTGTGCGTCATCAGAAGGTGCTCGCCTCCGCCGTCGAGACCGCGCCTGAAGAAGCCGCTGATCCGGTCGAGAAATCGCAGATCGTCAAAGGCTACGAGTACTCCAAGGGCCATTACATCCAGATCGAGCCCGAAGAGATCGCACACCTTCGCGTGCCCTCCAAGCACACCATGTCCGTCGACCACTTCGTGGACGAAGCCGAGATCGACCCTGAATTCTTCGAAAAGCCCTACTTCGTCGTCCCCGAAAACGACGCGCAGACCGAGGCCTTCCTCACCGTGCGCAAGGCCATGCTCGACACCAAGAAAATCGCCATTACCACCATCGCTTTCGGCGGCCGCGAACACATCGTCGCGCTCGCTCCTGCGGGAGACGGCCCCGTTGGCGGCATGATGGCCTACACCATGCGCTACGCCGCTGAACTCCGCCAGCCCGACGAGTATTTCCGCGACATCCGCAAACACAGCGTCGATGCCGACTCGCTTTCGCTCGCCAAAGAACTCATCAAGCGCAAGGCAGGTCATTTCCAGCCCGAGAAATTCATCGACGGCTACGAAGTCGCGCTGAAAGAACTCGTCGACGCCAAGCTCAAACACGCGCCAATCCCACGCGATGAAGCTCCAGCGGCCAAACCCGGCAAGGTCGTCTCACTCATGGACGCATTGAAGAAGTCCATCGCGGACAAAGCCGCCGATGAAGACGAAGAAACGCCCGCAGCCAAGCCTAAGAAGCACGCGCTGAAGCTCGTAAAGAGCACGAAAGCCGCACCCAGGAAGGCTGCGAAAGCTCCAAAGCGTAAGACCGCATAA
- a CDS encoding two-component system sensor histidine kinase NtrB, protein MLSQDEHAALLHATEQRAIAIARVESLMVRINDTIPAYISYVDRDLRYVYINQTYLNAFGRTAEMIEGHLVADVLGPSFPNVRDHLLAALAGHEEHFETRMGTVHSERILSVAHIPDRDATGDVIGVIIHGADITDRRRAEAALMQSEKLAAVGRLASTIAHEINNPLEAVTNLIYLARAYSTDPLAIEYLETADRELRRVSTIANKTLRFNKQSSNPMPTHAEDLLSSVLTIYEGRLRNSGIEVVSDLRAKVPVVCFEGDVRQILNNLVSNAIDAMPHGGKLLLRSHEAPHPPTGRRGVVITVADTGSGISASHLPTIFDPFFTTKDINGTGLGLWVSKEIVDRHKGTLRVRSRVREDASGTVFRLFLPHS, encoded by the coding sequence ATGCTTTCGCAAGACGAACATGCCGCACTGCTTCACGCCACAGAACAACGGGCGATAGCGATTGCGCGCGTTGAAAGCCTGATGGTGCGCATCAACGACACCATCCCCGCGTACATCTCGTACGTGGACCGCGATCTGCGGTATGTCTACATCAACCAGACGTATCTCAATGCTTTTGGCCGCACGGCTGAGATGATCGAGGGCCACCTCGTTGCCGATGTGCTCGGCCCGTCCTTCCCGAACGTGCGCGATCATCTGCTCGCAGCTCTCGCGGGCCACGAAGAGCACTTTGAGACGCGCATGGGGACGGTTCATAGCGAACGCATTCTTTCCGTCGCGCACATTCCTGACCGCGATGCCACCGGCGACGTGATCGGCGTCATCATCCACGGTGCGGACATCACGGATCGCCGCCGTGCAGAAGCCGCACTGATGCAGAGCGAGAAGCTCGCCGCTGTAGGTCGGCTCGCCTCCACGATCGCGCATGAGATCAACAACCCGCTCGAGGCCGTGACGAACCTCATCTACCTCGCGCGAGCCTACTCGACCGATCCTCTCGCCATCGAGTATCTCGAGACCGCAGACCGCGAGCTCCGTCGCGTCTCCACCATCGCGAACAAAACGCTGCGCTTCAATAAGCAGTCTTCGAACCCGATGCCGACACATGCTGAGGATTTGCTTTCGAGCGTGCTGACCATCTACGAGGGTCGCCTCCGCAACTCCGGCATCGAGGTGGTCTCGGACCTGCGCGCAAAGGTTCCGGTGGTCTGCTTTGAAGGCGATGTGCGCCAGATCCTCAACAACCTGGTGAGCAACGCGATTGACGCGATGCCGCATGGTGGAAAGCTTCTGCTCCGCAGCCATGAAGCCCCGCATCCCCCCACGGGCCGCCGCGGGGTCGTGATCACTGTTGCGGACACAGGCTCTGGCATCTCGGCGTCTCATCTGCCGACCATCTTCGATCCGTTTTTCACCACGAAGGACATCAACGGCACAGGTCTTGGCCTTTGGGTGAGCAAAGAGATCGTCGACCGCCACAAGGGCACGCTGCGCGTCCGCAGTCGTGTCCGCGAAGACGCATCCGGCACAGTCTTTCGCCTCTTCTTACCTCACTCTTAG
- a CDS encoding CoA-acylating methylmalonate-semialdehyde dehydrogenase: MASTAAAPAITSTSAASLPEINHWVSGKKVPGTSGRFSDVFNPATGHAQARVPLATDAEVDAAIASAVAAFPEWSNWPPLRRARVMFRFREIFESRMDELAAVITSEHGKVFSDAKGECTRGLENIEFATGIPQMLKGEFTEQVGTGIDAYSVRQPLGVVAGITPFNFPAMVPMWMAPMALACGNCFILKPSERDPSAALLIASWLKEAGLPDGVFSVVHGDKTSVDRLLEHPDVKAVSFVGSTPIAEYVYATGTKHGKRVQALGGAKNHMIVMPDADLDQAADALVGAAYGSAGERCMAISVAVTVGKETADNLLDKLKSRIADLRIGNGAPSSEKEPDLGPLVTSQHLARVEGYIDLGKTEGAELLVDGRTAALPAGDGFFLGACLFDHVKPEMKIYKEEIFGPVLGIVRTNTFETALELINEHEFGNGTSIFTRDGDTARDFARRVQAGMVGINVPIPVPMAFHSFGGWKRSLFGDHSIYGPEGMRFYTRIKTVTARWPTGIRTGVDTTMPTLG; encoded by the coding sequence ATGGCCAGCACCGCCGCTGCACCCGCTATTACCTCAACCTCTGCCGCATCCTTGCCCGAAATCAACCACTGGGTCAGCGGCAAGAAGGTTCCCGGCACCTCCGGTCGTTTCTCCGATGTCTTCAACCCAGCCACCGGCCACGCCCAGGCACGCGTTCCCCTCGCAACTGACGCAGAAGTCGATGCGGCTATCGCATCTGCGGTAGCCGCGTTCCCGGAATGGTCGAACTGGCCGCCGCTACGCCGCGCGCGTGTCATGTTCCGCTTCCGCGAGATCTTTGAGTCGCGCATGGACGAGCTCGCCGCCGTCATCACGAGCGAGCATGGCAAAGTCTTCTCGGACGCCAAAGGCGAGTGTACGCGTGGCCTCGAAAACATCGAGTTCGCCACCGGCATCCCGCAGATGCTCAAGGGCGAATTCACTGAGCAGGTCGGCACCGGCATCGATGCCTACAGCGTGCGCCAGCCGCTTGGCGTCGTCGCTGGCATTACGCCCTTCAACTTCCCTGCCATGGTCCCCATGTGGATGGCCCCGATGGCACTGGCGTGCGGCAACTGCTTCATCCTCAAGCCGTCCGAGCGCGATCCCTCGGCAGCGCTGCTCATCGCTTCATGGCTCAAGGAAGCTGGCCTTCCTGACGGTGTCTTCAGCGTAGTACACGGCGACAAGACCTCCGTCGATCGCCTTCTCGAACATCCCGACGTCAAGGCAGTTAGCTTTGTCGGATCCACGCCCATCGCCGAGTACGTCTACGCCACCGGTACGAAGCACGGCAAGCGTGTGCAGGCCCTGGGCGGCGCGAAGAACCACATGATCGTCATGCCCGATGCCGACCTCGACCAGGCTGCAGACGCGCTTGTGGGCGCAGCGTATGGCTCTGCGGGCGAGCGCTGCATGGCCATCTCGGTCGCCGTGACAGTCGGCAAGGAGACGGCCGACAACCTCCTTGACAAGCTGAAGTCGCGCATCGCCGATCTCCGCATCGGCAACGGTGCTCCGTCCTCGGAGAAGGAGCCCGACCTCGGCCCGCTCGTTACCAGCCAGCACCTTGCGCGCGTCGAAGGCTACATCGACCTCGGCAAGACCGAAGGCGCAGAGCTGCTCGTGGATGGCCGCACCGCCGCGCTGCCCGCAGGCGACGGCTTCTTCCTCGGCGCCTGCCTCTTCGACCACGTGAAGCCCGAGATGAAGATCTACAAGGAAGAGATCTTCGGACCGGTGCTCGGCATCGTGCGCACGAATACCTTCGAAACCGCACTCGAACTCATCAACGAGCACGAGTTCGGCAATGGCACCAGCATCTTCACGCGCGACGGCGACACCGCTCGAGACTTCGCGCGCCGCGTGCAGGCTGGCATGGTCGGCATCAACGTGCCTATCCCGGTGCCGATGGCCTTCCACTCGTTCGGCGGCTGGAAGCGTTCGCTCTTCGGCGACCACTCGATCTACGGCCCCGAAGGCATGCGCTTCTACACCCGCATCAAGACCGTGACCGCACGCTGGCCCACGGGCATCCGCACTGGCGTCGACACGACTATGCCGACCCTCGGGTAA
- a CDS encoding alkaline phosphatase family protein, producing MKIFARALALLSVASILTTSTAAHADAYDAKPKLVIVLVFDQFRGDYLDRWRADFKAKRGWNLFLNHGAHFTDCYYDYGNLITAAGHTTIGTGAYTDGHHIPDNEWRELGTDGKYHTVESITDSRYTLVGEPAGHDIYPGVSPQREQATTLGDELVIGTNGKARLFGVSLKDRAAVLTSGHASQAAYWVDKDTGAWITSSYWMSKLPDWVEQFNATEPQKARAASGKTTGSFYGTVGRTPASVDYQLDFAMDLIKHEHLGNNPAGVADMLTISISSTDINGHAVGPDDPSQRALIDASDVSLDRFFTELDKEVGLNNVLIAFTGDHGVASSPAAMKEDLMPVPQISAGDFTKSVEASLEKRFPKKGDGQYALGYMYPYLQLNMPLLKANGVKEEDAENATREALLEIFASYAKHDIPNGRAPMDPYPTIFTTTEMRDGRLPQTQLGRLVAHSYSPYVGWAVWMNFGPYQFPHSGDTIATTHFTANSYDRHVPLDFYGSAIIPGTYHTAVAPVDIAATFASLLRINRPSAAVGRVVTEALKPEAAGVTYP from the coding sequence ATGAAGATCTTTGCGCGCGCGCTTGCTTTGCTTTCAGTGGCATCCATCCTCACCACCTCCACCGCGGCACACGCCGACGCCTACGACGCGAAGCCCAAGCTCGTGATCGTGCTTGTGTTTGATCAATTCCGGGGCGACTACCTCGACCGCTGGCGCGCGGACTTCAAGGCCAAGCGCGGTTGGAACCTCTTTCTAAATCACGGCGCGCACTTCACCGACTGCTATTACGATTACGGCAACCTCATCACCGCTGCCGGACACACCACCATCGGCACCGGAGCCTATACCGACGGCCATCACATTCCCGACAACGAGTGGCGTGAACTCGGCACCGATGGAAAGTACCACACCGTTGAGTCCATCACGGACTCGCGCTACACGCTGGTGGGCGAGCCCGCTGGCCACGATATCTACCCCGGCGTCAGCCCGCAGCGCGAGCAGGCTACAACCCTCGGCGACGAACTCGTCATCGGCACCAACGGCAAGGCCCGCCTCTTCGGCGTCTCGCTGAAGGACCGCGCTGCCGTGCTCACCAGCGGCCATGCCTCGCAGGCTGCGTACTGGGTCGACAAGGACACCGGCGCCTGGATCACCTCCAGCTACTGGATGAGCAAACTCCCCGACTGGGTCGAGCAGTTCAACGCGACAGAACCGCAGAAGGCGCGCGCTGCCTCGGGCAAGACCACCGGCAGTTTCTACGGCACGGTCGGTCGCACCCCTGCCAGTGTTGATTACCAGCTCGACTTCGCCATGGACCTCATCAAGCATGAGCACCTCGGCAACAACCCCGCCGGTGTCGCCGACATGCTGACGATCTCTATCTCTTCTACCGACATCAATGGCCATGCCGTTGGGCCGGACGATCCTTCGCAGCGCGCGCTCATCGATGCATCGGATGTCTCCCTGGACCGCTTCTTCACGGAACTCGATAAGGAAGTCGGCCTGAATAACGTCCTCATCGCTTTCACCGGCGATCATGGTGTGGCGTCCAGCCCTGCGGCCATGAAGGAAGACCTCATGCCTGTCCCGCAGATCAGCGCGGGTGACTTCACGAAGAGCGTCGAAGCCTCGCTCGAGAAGCGCTTCCCGAAGAAGGGCGACGGTCAGTACGCGCTCGGCTACATGTATCCCTATCTGCAGCTCAACATGCCGTTGCTCAAGGCGAATGGCGTGAAGGAAGAAGACGCCGAAAACGCCACGCGCGAGGCGCTGCTGGAGATCTTCGCCAGCTATGCGAAGCACGATATTCCGAACGGACGCGCGCCGATGGACCCGTACCCCACTATCTTCACCACCACCGAAATGCGTGACGGCCGCCTTCCGCAAACACAGCTCGGCCGCCTCGTCGCGCATAGCTACTCGCCTTACGTCGGCTGGGCCGTGTGGATGAACTTCGGCCCGTATCAGTTCCCTCACAGCGGCGATACGATCGCGACTACGCACTTCACGGCCAACAGCTACGATCGTCACGTGCCGCTCGACTTCTACGGCTCTGCGATTATCCCGGGCACGTACCACACGGCTGTCGCTCCGGTAGACATCGCCGCCACCTTCGCCTCGCTGCTGCGCATCAACCGCCCGAGCGCCGCCGTAGGCCGCGTTGTCACCGAAGCCTTGAAGCCTGAAGCTGCGGGCGTGACCTACCCCTAA
- a CDS encoding DMT family transporter — MKHALKPSQYAILIAIMLTASVGDTLLSHGMAQVGAVDFQHLHLLWRALSNPFIDAGILLLIGFFASYMTALSWADLTFVMPSTAFGYVVVALLSHFWLHEHLSVSRWAGIVLITCAVGFVANGPSRTEHPAEEILDANLGR, encoded by the coding sequence ATGAAGCACGCCCTGAAGCCCTCGCAGTACGCGATCCTCATCGCCATCATGCTCACCGCCTCGGTGGGAGACACGCTGCTCTCGCACGGTATGGCGCAGGTCGGCGCCGTGGACTTCCAGCACCTGCACCTGCTCTGGCGCGCGCTGTCCAACCCCTTCATCGACGCCGGCATTCTGCTGCTCATCGGCTTCTTCGCCAGCTACATGACGGCGCTTTCCTGGGCCGACCTCACCTTCGTCATGCCTTCCACGGCCTTCGGCTACGTCGTCGTCGCGCTGCTTTCGCACTTCTGGCTGCATGAGCACCTGAGCGTCTCGCGCTGGGCGGGTATCGTGCTCATCACCTGCGCGGTCGGCTTCGTCGCCAACGGCCCAAGCCGCACCGAACACCCTGCCGAAGAGATTCTCGACGCCAACCTCGGCCGCTAG
- a CDS encoding helix-turn-helix domain-containing protein — translation MAAQNTTPMPTPASLETPPTFSVDPNAAEGLLSAAQLGQRIKRLRLKRSMGLVELGKQTGLSASFLSQLETGRVVPTLRNLARISLVFGKDLSYFFEPTEQAIFRVQRKNSRVRLPQGDNPLSPDYISESFGILIPEGDLRPCRAEFLPGDEHDAFIPERKPGVEMVYVLSGELRLTRRNETYILQPSDVLYISSDTPRSYHAEGKEAAHALLITFDQEPSELRRPRKPAPVRAES, via the coding sequence ATGGCTGCACAGAACACTACCCCCATGCCGACACCAGCTTCCCTTGAGACACCCCCGACTTTTTCGGTGGATCCCAACGCCGCGGAAGGCTTGCTTTCCGCCGCACAGCTTGGCCAGCGAATCAAGCGCCTGCGCCTGAAGCGTTCCATGGGTCTCGTCGAGCTGGGTAAGCAAACAGGACTTTCGGCAAGTTTTCTTTCGCAGCTTGAAACCGGTCGTGTTGTTCCAACGCTGCGCAACCTGGCGCGCATTTCTCTGGTCTTCGGCAAAGACCTGAGCTACTTCTTCGAGCCGACAGAACAAGCGATCTTCCGCGTGCAGCGTAAAAACAGCCGCGTCCGCCTTCCGCAGGGCGATAACCCGCTCTCACCCGATTACATCTCCGAGAGCTTTGGCATCCTGATCCCCGAAGGCGATCTGCGTCCCTGTCGAGCCGAGTTTCTCCCCGGCGACGAGCACGATGCGTTCATTCCCGAGCGCAAGCCGGGTGTGGAGATGGTCTACGTGCTGTCTGGCGAACTACGTCTGACGCGCCGCAACGAAACCTACATTCTGCAGCCAAGCGACGTGTTGTACATCTCCTCCGATACCCCGCGCAGCTATCACGCGGAAGGCAAGGAAGCCGCTCACGCTCTGCTGATCACCTTCGATCAGGAACCCTCGGAGCTTCGTCGCCCGCGGAAGCCGGCTCCGGTGCGGGCAGAATCCTAA
- a CDS encoding DNA topoisomerase IB, with protein sequence MRAKKIAVVMDPVVAAKAAGLRYVSDRQPGLHRVKRGKGFGYVDAERKAVRDAETLGRIKALVIPPAWTEVWICAQANGHLQCTGRDARGRKQSRYHAEWRASRDATKYERMALFAEALPKIRRRVKADLKLPGLPREKVLATVISLMEETLIRVGNEEYARTNKSYGLTTLRNKHVDVKGSKITFSFDGKSGVHHTVDLRDARLAKIVRQCEELPGQELFQYVDDDGARHSINSSDVNAYLGEVTGEHFTAKDFRTWSGSVLACMALRAMEECGSKTKAKKNVVEAIKQVAEKLGNTPSVCRKCYVHPAVLEAYLEGGEKRAMGRKMVAIAKRLREDEREFLALLG encoded by the coding sequence ATGCGCGCAAAGAAGATAGCGGTAGTGATGGATCCGGTGGTGGCGGCGAAGGCCGCGGGGCTGCGGTATGTTTCCGACAGGCAGCCGGGGCTGCATCGGGTGAAGCGGGGCAAGGGCTTCGGCTATGTCGACGCCGAGCGTAAAGCTGTGCGCGACGCCGAAACGCTGGGACGGATCAAGGCTCTGGTGATTCCTCCGGCATGGACGGAGGTGTGGATCTGCGCGCAGGCGAACGGACACCTGCAATGTACCGGGCGTGATGCTCGAGGGCGCAAGCAGAGCCGCTATCACGCCGAGTGGCGGGCTTCGCGGGACGCGACGAAGTACGAACGGATGGCGCTGTTCGCCGAAGCGCTGCCGAAGATTCGGCGGCGGGTGAAAGCGGATTTGAAGCTGCCCGGTCTGCCGCGCGAGAAGGTGCTGGCCACGGTGATCAGTCTGATGGAAGAGACGCTGATCCGCGTGGGCAACGAGGAGTACGCGCGCACGAACAAAAGCTACGGCCTGACGACGCTGCGCAATAAGCACGTCGATGTGAAGGGCTCGAAGATCACGTTCAGCTTCGATGGCAAGAGCGGCGTGCATCATACGGTGGACCTCCGCGATGCGCGGCTGGCGAAGATCGTGCGTCAGTGCGAGGAGCTGCCAGGGCAGGAGCTGTTTCAGTACGTCGACGATGACGGCGCGCGGCACTCCATCAATTCGTCTGACGTGAACGCATATCTCGGCGAAGTGACGGGCGAGCACTTTACGGCGAAAGACTTTCGCACATGGTCAGGCAGCGTGCTGGCTTGCATGGCGTTGCGTGCCATGGAGGAATGCGGCTCGAAGACGAAGGCGAAGAAGAATGTCGTCGAGGCGATCAAGCAGGTCGCCGAAAAGCTGGGCAACACGCCGAGCGTTTGCCGCAAATGCTACGTGCATCCCGCAGTGCTGGAGGCTTATCTTGAGGGCGGAGAAAAGCGGGCGATGGGGCGCAAGATGGTGGCGATTGCCAAGCGGCTGCGCGAGGATGAGCGAGAATTTCTAGCGCTGCTTGGATAG